In Eriocheir sinensis breed Jianghai 21 chromosome 29, ASM2467909v1, whole genome shotgun sequence, a single genomic region encodes these proteins:
- the LOC127005030 gene encoding proline-rich protein 36-like gives MASNTSDHNTQVMDKSMNNSNVITITTSETLRIDGDRGSLHLQGAGAGGGQPFQKKKSSSFQITSITSRLSNDGGEDSADDTEDISDIMDSSKVTDLDQETPSYEDSRSEEVFFGAPPVIPTSSQYGITALVQQTGSGGVMTAMLPQGVTVNVTEGGIALAKADGEHDDVNHWQNRFKIVKIDSNEPFKRGRWICLDFMDSPAVTAAGSVKKDDGTTVVVAGTLLKDGEAADHQPQTVVQLAVPSQQQQQPDQAQQNQQQQSQQQPPQQQQQPPQGQTSQAQSHPVPVPQQYQVPHTTQASTPMVPASQGAVPLQPTTHMAGVPTTQGQANLPYPPHSQPAPLQGQLQSQMSQGYAPGTQAPGQIHPSPSPHTPPQAQPLQPPPLQQAPPQLQPQVSQPSMVQQPAVSASGGVMVPPASLSQPPPPPPPMTSQNLPQQPPQQAPTQQGLSGQSVPQSGVMAQPLQPGVMPTLTGQSLPKPGVPHQPTPVLSQPQTTLPQKPVAQPQLSQPLPTQTLAGAQQLPPLATSQQLPVSQQVGATLVPATAAMGATQQMPTASSAAPAVKPAGLVPTPATTPAQPQTHHNMGAATGAAAGAPEQAQSSLPQPQKPPTNLEGIPLSGQPQEEGATNATPPAQQDDER, from the coding sequence ATGGCATCCAATACCAGTGATCATAACACTCAGGTAATGGATAAGTCTATGAACAACAGTAACGTAATAACTATAACCACGAGTGAGACGCTCAGGATAGACGGAGACCGAGGCAGCCTGCACCTGCAGGGGGCCGGGGCGGGGGGCGGCCAGCCCTTCCAGAAGAAGAAAAGTTCCTCCTTCCAAATCACTAGTATTACCTCGAGGCTTAGCAATGACGGCGGCGAGGACAGTGCGGACGACACGGAGGACATCTCCGACATCATGGACAGCTCCAAGGTGACGGACCTGGACCAGGAGACGCCCAGCTACGAGGACTCCCGCAGCGAGGAGGTGTTCTTCGGCGCCCCCCCGGTCATCCCCACCAGCTCCCAGTACGGGATCACGGCGCTGGTGCAGCAGACGGGCTCCGGGGGCGTCATGACGGCCATGCTGCCCCAAGGGGTCACGGTCAACGTGACCGAGGGAGGCATTGCCCTGGCCAAGGCCGATGGTGAGCACGATGATGTCAACCACTGGCAGAACAGGTTCAAGATTGTCAAGATTGACTCCAACGAGCCGTTCAAGCGTGGCCGCTGGATCTGCTTGGACTTCATGGACTCCCCGGCGGTGACGGCAGCCGGCAGCGTCAAGAAGGATGATGGCACGACGGTGGTGGTGGCCGGCACGCTGCTCAAGGATGGGGAGGCCGCGGACCACCAGCCCCAGACGGTGGTGCAGCTGGCCGTTCCctcacagcagcaacagcagccggACCAGGCGCAGCAGAACCAGCAGCAGCAATCACAGCAGCAGccaccgcagcagcagcagcagcctccacAGGGGCAGACCAGCCAGGCACAGTCCCACCCGGTGCCTGTGCCGCAGCAGTACCAAGTGCCACACACCACCCAGGCCTCCACCCCCATGGTGCCAGCCTCCCAGGGTGCCGTGCCCCTCCAGCCCACCACCCACATGGCGGGGGTGCCCACCACCCAGGGCCAGGCCAACCTGCCCTACCCCCCACACTCCCAGCCAGCCCCCCTCCAGGGCCAGCTGCAGTCCCAGATGAGCCAGGGCTACGCCCCCGGCACCCAGGCCCCGGGCCAaatccacccctccccctccccccatacgcCCCCACAAGCCCAGCCCCTGCAGCCCCCACCCCTGCAGCAGGCCCCGCCCCAGCTGCAGCCCCAGGTCAGCCAGCCCAGCATGGTGCAGCAGCCGGCAGTGAGTGCCAGTGGTGGGGTCATGGTGCCCCCTGCCTCCCTCAGCcagccccccccgcccccgccccccatgACCTCCCAGAACCTGCCCCAGCAGCCACCTCAGCAGGCCCCTACCCAGCAGGGGCTTTCCGGCCAAAGTGTGCCTCAGTCTGGGGTGATGGCCCAGCCCCTCCAGCCCGGGGTGATGCCCACCCTTACTGGCCAGAGCCTGCCCAAGCCTGGGGTGCCACACCAGCCCACACCAGTATTGAGTCAGCCCCAGACCACCCTTCCCCAGAAGCCTGTGGCCCAGCCCCAGCTCAGCCAGCCCCTGCCCACCCAAACCCTGGCGGGGGCACAGCAGCTGCCTCCGCTGGCCACCTCACAGCAGCTGCCTGTCAGCCAGCAGGTGGGGGCCACCCTGGTGCCTGCCACAGCAGCCATGGGGGCCACGCAGCAGATGCCCACTGCCTCCTCTGCAGCCCCGGCTGTCAAGCCCGCGGGGCTGGTGCCTACCCCAGCCACCACGCCAGCCCAGCCCCAGACCCACCACAACATGGGCGCTGCTACAGGAGCTGCGGCTGGGGCCCCCGAGCAAGCACAGTCCAGCCTGCCACAGCCCCAGAAGCCTCCCACCAACCTGGAGGGCATCCCCCTCAGTGGCCAGCCCCAGGAGGAGGGCGCCACCAACGCCACGCCCCCTGCCCAGCAGGATGATGAGAGGTGA